A window from Citrus sinensis cultivar Valencia sweet orange chromosome 3, DVS_A1.0, whole genome shotgun sequence encodes these proteins:
- the LOC102627950 gene encoding protein SODIUM POTASSIUM ROOT DEFECTIVE 2 isoform X1, with protein sequence MANMQIVPACKNVEAQYVELMVPLYSHGCERKVKKTLTHLKGIYSVNVDYDQQKVIVWGICNKYDVLETIRSKRKEARFWNQEGNLNDVMEKSPSSSPSHSNPPKNSKPYLILIRAQSFKWKALKKVFSRSSSF encoded by the exons ATGGCGAACATGCAAATAGTTCCAGCTTGTAAGAATGTGGAGGCACAGTATGTTGAGTTGATGGTACCCTTATATTCTCATGGGTGTGAAAGGAAGGTTAAGAAGACGTTAACCCATCTCaaag GTATATACTCGGTAAATGTGGATTACGATCAACAAAAGGTGATAGTGTGGGGAATATGCAATAAATATGATGTGTTAGAGACCATAAGAAGCAAGAGAAAAGAAGCTCGTTTTTGGAATCAAGAAGGTAACCTTAATGATGTGATGGAAaaatcaccatcatcatcacctTCGCATTCAAATCCTCCCAAGAACTCGAAGCCATATTTGATCCTAATTAGGGCTCAGTCTTTTAAATGGAAAGCATTGAAAAAGGTCTTCAGTAGATCTTCTTCATTCTGA
- the LOC102627660 gene encoding heavy metal-associated isoprenylated plant protein 9, protein MGEEAKQEQAKADTQPEPVAEEKKEEKAAEEEKKEEAKPPSPFVLFVDLHCVGCAKKIEKSIMRIRGVEGVTIAMAQNQVTIKGIVEPQAVCAKIMKKTKRRAKVLSPLPAAEGEPVPEVITSQVSGLTTVELNVNMHCEACADQLKRKILKMRGVQTAVTELSTEKVTVTGTMDANKLVDYVYRRTKKQAKIVPQPEPEPVLAPEKQEEKKEAEEKPPEEEAKPKGEEKPPEEARKEENESNNNNKGEEIKEEPKMEGGENNNSNNTDEENTKRMMYYYQPLYVIERIPPPQLFSDENPNACCIS, encoded by the exons ATGGGTGAGGAAGCTAAGCAG GAACAAGCCAAAGCAGATACTCAGCCAGAGCCAGTAGCtgaggagaaaaaagaagagaaagcagcagaggaagagaagaaagaggaGGCAAAGCCACCGTCTCCTTTTGTGTTGTTTGTGGATTTGCATTGTGTGGGGTGCGCCAAGAAGATTGAGAAGTCAATTATGAGGATAAGAG GTGTTGAAGGTGTTACAATAGCCATGGCTCAAAACCAAGTGACAATAAAGGGAATAGTCGAGCCACAAGCAGTTTGtgcaaaaattatgaaaaaaacaaagagaagagCCAAAGTTTTATCTCCATTGCCAGCAGCCGAGGGTGAACCTGTGCCGGAAGTTATCACTTCGCAG GTTAGTGGACTAACTACTGTGGAGCTCAACGTTAACATGCATTGCGAGGCCTGTGCAGACCAACTTAAGAGAAAGATACTCAAAATGAGag GAGTGCAAACAGCAGTGACAGAGCTTAGTACAGAGAAAGTAACAGTTACTGGGACTATGGACGCAAACAAGCTAGTGGATTACGTCTACAGACGCACCAAAAAGCAAGCAAAGATTGTGCCACAGCCTGAGCCGGAGCCAGTGCTAGCACCGGAGAAGCAAGAAGAGAAGAAGGAAGCGGAGGAGAAGCCACCAGAAGAAGAAGCCAAACCAAAAGGAGAGGAAAAGCCACCAGAAGAAGctagaaaagaagaaaacgagagtaataataataataaaggagAAGAAATAAAGGAAGAGCCTAAAATGGAAGGAGGAGAGAACAACAACAGTAACAATACCGATGAGGAAAATACGAAGAGAATGATGTACTATTATCAGCCACTTTACGTGATTGAGCGAATCCCACCTCCGCAGCTCTTTAGTGATGAGAATCCCAATGCTTGTTGCATTTCATAA
- the LOC102627950 gene encoding protein SODIUM POTASSIUM ROOT DEFECTIVE 2 isoform X2 yields the protein MANMQIVPACKNVEAQYVELMVPLYSHGCERKVKKTLTHLKGIYSVNVDYDQQKVIVWGICNKYDVLETIRSKRKEARFWNQEGH from the exons ATGGCGAACATGCAAATAGTTCCAGCTTGTAAGAATGTGGAGGCACAGTATGTTGAGTTGATGGTACCCTTATATTCTCATGGGTGTGAAAGGAAGGTTAAGAAGACGTTAACCCATCTCaaag GTATATACTCGGTAAATGTGGATTACGATCAACAAAAGGTGATAGTGTGGGGAATATGCAATAAATATGATGTGTTAGAGACCATAAGAAGCAAGAGAAAAGAAGCTCGTTTTTGGAATCAAGAAG GTCATTAA